From the genome of Miscanthus floridulus cultivar M001 chromosome 10, ASM1932011v1, whole genome shotgun sequence, one region includes:
- the LOC136488179 gene encoding uncharacterized protein, translating into MEAQTAHPPSGPSSGAYPRWVMLERRCYCSIGVGNSSCSTADAKTQAAARTSTGHMIQVSLSLAEPLSTSRLCVQVSDGVEVQKHNCKVLAAHGDSVLIVVPVLDENHQYYYYKADHFVYNAGDAAADPPRPPSLSLLPPLYQYHTEEEEDEEEEEVEEEENPAPRDLAAFAIGLLRRGEDELVVAGLRTGCSVEDAPELKVAELCLFRSGEWSVRRLPIDGDASEGWDELPSVWHTAVLPVGDRQLCWVHFSRDVLVICDDVFEESPRLRYLRLPMDPRLGSLSNRNVCTTAGDRVLKFVNIFPRCCCGGAGASCCKRSLHAYTIHTWMLRMDDMEWIKDGMVDATELWALDAYKGLPRVPLECPVVSMYEPNVIYFQLRESYHVKNCIDDTIWLLKVDMRSKTIQSFNGDGLSCMLHKLIPSNVSQFFYTYPSNASDGALTEQR; encoded by the coding sequence atGGAAGCCCAAACGGCGCACCCTCCCTCCGGTCCGTCCTCCGGCGCCTACCCACGGTGGGTCATGCTCGAGCGGCGTTGCTATTGCAGCATCGGCGTCGGCAACTCCTCTTGCTCCACGGCCGACGCCAAGACTCAGGCAGCCGCCCGCACCAGCACCGGCCACATGATCCAAGTCTCCCTCAGCCTCGCAGAGCCCCTGTCAACTTCGAGATTATGCGTCCAGGTTTCTGACGGCGTCGAAGTACAGAAACACAATTGTAAGGTGCTGGCGGCGCACGGCGATTCTGTGCTCATCGTGGTTCCTGTCCTTGACGAGAATCATCAGTACTACTACTACAAGGCAGACCACTTCGTCTACAACGCGGGAGATGCCGCTGCGGACCCCCCACGGCCACCGTCGTTATCGCTGCTCCCGCCTTTGTACCAGTATCacaccgaggaggaggaggacgaggaggaggaggaggtggaggaggaggagaacccTGCGCCTCGAGATCTGGCTGCTTTTGCCATCGGCCTCCTGCGCCGTGGCGAGGACGAGCTCGTGGTGGCGGGGCTCAGGACGGGCTGTTCGGTGGAGGACGCACCGGAGCTGAAGGTGGCCGAGCTTTGCCTGTTCCGTTCCGGGGAGTGGAGCGTCCGGCGCCTTCCCATCGACGGCGACGCCAGTGAAGGCTGGGACGAACTGCCTTCAGTGTGGCACACGGCCGTCCTCCCTGTCGGGGACCGGCAACTCTGCTGGGTGCACTTCTCGCGCGACGTCCTGGTGATCTGCGACGACGTGTTCGAGGAGAGCCCCAGACTGCGATATCTACGGCTCCCCATGGATCCCCGTTTGGGCTCGCTATCGAACCGCAACGTGTGCACCACCGCCGGCGACCGCGTGCTGAAGTTTGTCAACATCTTCCcccgctgctgctgcggcggcgcagGTGCCTCCTGCTGCAAACGTTCCCTCCACGCCTACACCATACACACCTGGATGCTGAGAATGGACGACATGGAGTGGATAAAGGACGGCATGGTCGACGCCACTGAGCTCTGGGCGCTCGACGCATACAAGGGCCTCCCACGCGTCCCACTTGAGTGTCCCGTCGTGAGCATGTACGAACCAAATGTCATCTACTTCCAGTTGCGAGAGAGTTACCATGTCAAAAATTGTATTGACGACACGATATGGCTGCTGAAGGTCGATATGAGAAGCAagacaatacaatcattcaacgGAGATGGGCTTTCATGCATGTTGCATAAGCTAATCCCCAGCAATGTATCGCAATTCTTCTATACTTATCCAAGTAACGCTAGTGATGGTGCATTGACGGAGCAAAGATAG